The Natranaeroarchaeum aerophilus DNA window CTGTTCCCCGTCTTAGAAAATTCCATTGACAACCCCCTGTCTGATGTGTCGTCGCAGCTAGCGGATGGACTCCGATCCGAACAGCACATCATTGAATACGTGACAGACACGGAGACACGCTATTATATCGCGTCAGTAGCCCCATTTACGGCTGGAGAGACCGTAATCGGCCATATCTTCACACTTACTGATGTAACCGAGGCAGAACAGTATCGGCGTGAATTGGAACGAAAAACAACTAAATTAGAACAATTTGCAAGCGTCGTCTCGCATGATTTGCGGAATCCGTTGAGTGTCGCTCAAGGATACGCTGAATTAGCGCAAGAGGAGTCTGAGAACGCCGAGGAATACCTGGCGGAAGTCAGGAGGGCCCACACACAGATGGATGAGTTGATTTCAGATCTCCTTACGCTTGCACGGGAGGGCCAGTCAATCGAAGAGACGCATCCAACCGACGTATCCGATGTTGTCCTGCGGTGTTGGGAAGGTGTCGACACAGCCAATGCAGAACTCGTCGTTGACGCCGAGACGACAATTATGGCTGATCCTGACCGACTCGCACAGTTGTTCGAGAATTTGTTCCGGAACGCGGTTGAACACGCAGGGTCTGATGTCACAGTTACAGTCGGAATACTCTCGGACGGATTTTATGTTTCCGACGATGGGAATGGGATTGCCGAGTCAGATCATGAAGATGTGTTTGAGTATGGGTATTCAACGATGGAGGACGGAACTGGATTCGGCCTCTCGATCGTGAAAGAGATTGTTGATGGGCACGGATGGGAAATAACGCTTACAGAAAGCGTTGAAGGCGGTCTACGGTTCGAGGTTACTGACGTTGAGTTTGCTGAAGAGCTGGACTAACGGCTGACCGATCCACCCTCTTCAGTACAGCCTTTCTCACAGATACCGAGTAGGTTCCGACCTACCGTGTTACATCGTTCGCGTGTACTGGCCGATCCGGTCTGATCAAATCCGAGAATAACTCCGTGCAAGACTCGCGCTATATATAGCACGGCCTTCAGCATCTGTTTGAATTCTATCAATATCGACGTGACCGACTCGGAGCAGATATTCACCGGTAACTCTGCTTAGCGGTTACTGCCAATTTTTGGGATGGACGTTTCAGTACCCGCCTCCACCATCGAAGCAGCGCCCGCATTTACTGGCGTCCATGGCGGTATTTGACTGCTCGGTTGTGGTTGGGTGGAGATTATCATGCGATAGATGATAGTGGATTCCACAAAGAGTCTGACACTCTGACTTGCCGCCCTCATGTTTGTGGACTGTTCCTGTGACTTGGTTCATGATCACGTCCATGTGTGGTGGTGACGTGGACTGCTGGTATCACGTCACCGCTTGATACACAAAGGTATTTCACCACCTGTTAGCGCACGTAAAAATAACGGTTGACCGATACGCGTATTTTATTCAGCAGCGTCTGCAACACCTCTTCGATATCTGTCAGTAGCAACGTGCGAGACGTAGAGGATGAAATCAGCACAGGTTCGCCTGGAGAATTGCCGATAGTAATGCAACGGAACTATTTTACGATAGTGATGAATGGTTGATTCATATTAATTATGCCTCGTCAGCAGATCCATATTCTCCACGTTGACGATGAACCGAGACTCGCAGATTTGACCAAGACGTTACTCGAACGCGAGGATAACCGGTTTTCTGTCGAGACTGCAACCAGTGCTGACAAAGGGTTACAACTCTTGGCCGAGTCCGAGATAGATTGTATCGTGTCCGACTATGAGATGCCGGGAATGAACGGCATCGAGTTCCTCAAAAGCGTCACCGAGGATTATCCCAACCTACCATTCATCTTGTATACCGGCAAGGGATCCGAAGAAGTAGCCAGTGATGCTATCAGTGCGGGAGTTACTGATTATCTCCAGAAAAAGAGCGGTACCGATAACTACGCCCTTTTAACAAATCGAATAGTCAACGCGGTCAATAGCCGACGGCGCGAGCAAAAAATACAAATCCTACAAACATTCGAAAACGAACTCACAGAACTTGCCATAGATTTTCTTCGAACCAAAGAGCGTGACATTGATACTCTCATTGACGGTACACTGGAGAAAATTGGAACGCTTGTCGATGCGGATCGGACCTACGTTTTTGATATACACCATGAGGATGAAACGATCAGCAATACGTATGAATGGTGTGCAGGGGGTGTCGATCCACAGATCCACATGCTCCAAGACATTCCGCAGGATGCCGTTCCCTGGTGGATACAGAAGTTGGAGAATTTTGAGAATATAACCGTTCCGAACGTTTCCAAACTACCGCCAGAAGCTGAAGCCGAACAAGAGATCCTGGAAGAGCAAAATATCAAGTCATTAATTGTCACTCCAATGATTTCGAACGACGAACTTGTCGGTTTCATCGGATTTGACTGGGTTCAGGAGCAAGAAGCATGGTCGGATGAGTTCATCAACATCCTGCGGATGGTCGGCGAACTCATAATGACTGCGCGCAAACGTAAAGAGCGCGAGCAGGAGTTAGAGACGCTGAAAAGCCAGTACGAGACACTGGCTGAGAACTTCCCCGGTGGTGCGGTATTCCTCATCGACACGAATCTAAAATACGTACGCGCCGGTGGCGAAGAACTGAGCAACGTAGACCTGTCTCCCGATGATATCGAGGGCGCGAAACCGCACGACCTGTTTCCCGATGAACTCAGCGATGAACTTTGCCACTACTACAAGGAAGCGCTGGATGGTAACGCCAACACGTTCGAACAGGTATACGGGAGCGATCGATACCGGATTCAAACGGTTCCCGTTCGGACTGACGGTGTGGAAATCGACCATGTGATTGCAGTCTCACAGAACGTCACTGAGTGCGTAGAGGACAAACAGAATCTCCAAGCCCTGTTCGAGAGCTCTCCTGATATGATCGATATTCATACTAATGAGGGGACTATCGTCGATGTGAACCAGCAGTTCTGCGAGGCGTTCAACCAGCCAAAGGACGAACTCGTCGGGCAGAAAGTTTGGGAGATTGATCAGAATGTCGATCCAGAAGAATTGCAGGCCGCTTGGGATGAAATGGACGTTGGAGACCGGACAAAAATCGAAACGGAATTCGAGACCACTGACGGTACACTGTTTCCTGTCGAAGTTCATCTCACTCGGCTCCCTGTGGAAGATGGTAGCCGGTTTATGGTCGTCTCGCGGGACATTACTGAACGAAAGCAGCGGATGGAAGAAATCGAGACGCTCAAGGAACGTCTCGAACTCGCAATCGAAGGAGCGAATCTCGGCGTGTGGGATTGGGATATGAGGACCGATGAAGTAGAGTTCAACGACCAGTGGGCCGAGATGCTCGGCTACACGCTTGAGGAACTCGAACCTCACCTCCGTACGTGGGAGACACGCGTTCATCCGGAAGATATCGATGAAGTTAGAGCTGCACTTGATACGCATATCCAGCAGAACACGGATTACTACGACACCGAACACCGAATGCGAACTGCTGATGGTGAGTGGAAGTGGATTCGGGATCTCGGTAAAATCGTTGACCGAGATGAAGACGGAGAGCCAATCCGTGCTGTCGGGATCCACCTCGATATCGACGAGTCCAAACAGTACCAACAGGAACTCGAACAGAAAACTGAGGAGCTAGAAGAGTTGACAACCCGTCTTGAAGAGCAGTATCTGACCTTGTTTGAGGAGGCTCCCGTGATGGCGGTCGTCACACGAACAGAGAACGGCCGACCAATTATCGAGGACTGCAATAACCAGTTCGCAGAAACGCTTGGATTCGAAACAGAGGCACTCATCGGAACCGACCTCACGGAATACTACACGCCTGCCTCGCGGGAGGCACTGATCGAAGATGGTGGATACGAACGATCTTTGAAGGATGAATTCACCAGAGAGTCCCGAGAGTTAGTAGCTGCTGACGGGGAGATCGTGGAGACCGTGTTGCGGGCAGTCCCACGAAAGGATCCAGCCGGCGCGGTCGTTGGCACGATGGCGATGTACCTCGACATTACGGAGCGCGAAGAAGTAAAGCGAGCTAACGAGCGGCTTGAGGAGTTTGCTAGCATAGTCTCACACGATCTTCGGAACCCGCTGAACGTTGCTTCAGGGCATCTTGAATTAGCGCGTGAGGACTGTGAGAGCCCAGACCTAGAGGCTGTTGAGCAGGCGCACGACCGGATGGATTCTCTCATTGAGGATCTACTTACGCTGGCCCGTGAGGGAGACGGTGCGACTAATACGAAAGCAGTCGATCTCAAAGCCGTCGTTGCAGAGTGTTGGGAAACCGTTGAAACAGCCGAAGCCTCGCTTAGTGTCGAAACTGATCAGACGATAGTGGCTGATGAACGTCGGCTCAAACAACTATTTGAGAATCTCATTCGAAATGCGGTCGAGCATGGTGGTAGTGCTGTGACCGTAACGGTCGGCGGACTAGAGGACGGCTTCTACATTGAGGACAATGGGCCAGGGATTCCGGAAGACGACGATGAAACCGTGTTTGAGGTGGGATATTCAACGAATTCCGAGGGTACCGGATTTGGACTGAGTATCGTGCAACAAATTGTTGAGGCCCACGATTGGAACATACGCGTTACTACTCGCTCGGGTGGTGGCGCGCGCTTCGAGATCGCGGGTGTTGAGTTCATTACCGAATAATTGGCTCTGTTGAAATCCGATTAGTTCGATACCCTTACCGCTGAAACAGCTGTTGGGCAGGACTGGAAACTGTGCGGTGAGTTCAATAGTGAGATGCTGGAAGAAGCAAGTCATTATCAAATAAAACAAACGCCAAAACGCGTATCAGAACCGAAAACAGGGGTGTCCACAGTTGGGCTCACACCGGTACAAATCTATATCATCGGTCTTTGAATTCCACTGTGTGACCATTGTTCAGGAGTGCTTCAACAAGGTCGTCGTCGGGTCTGATTTTGAATTCTTTGAACGAGTTCTCCGGGGTTTCTGTCGAATACAGCTCTGAGTCGATATTCTCTGGAATCTCGTTCTGATGGGTATCCTCTTGAACGATAACCAGTTGACTGGGAACTTGTTTGGAGCTGTTACTTTCCGTCATCTGGATATATTCCGTTTAAACTATTAGATTATTTGCCTTCCGATTCCTATTTCCGTTGAGGTGGCTATTTGGTGAGGTTGATCTCCGTGAAGGGAATCTGGTAGTGACTGGAGAAGTTTTCCCTTGTTCATAATCGGGACACACTTCGGATTAGTGGCCCAAGCCAGTAAATTGAGGGAATGATGGTTGTGTGACTCTATAAAACCTATATAAGTTGTCACAACCCGAGTGCTAAATATAGAGGTTCTACTCAGCAGTCAGTCGGTGTTGATTTCGTATATTCCCAGGTGAATCAACCGGTCGGTATATGTGTGTACTTAGCGGTGTGACTCAATCTCGATCACAGGATTTCCATGCTCGTCGGCATCGATAGTGACCGTTGTTGTATCTGCCTCAAACCGGAGGGTCATGTTCAGGTGTTCGTCTTGAAATAACCCATCAAGCGCGTCAGGGTTGATATCATTGTTTATTATCCAATCCTGTTCAAGCACTCCCTCGTTATGTGCCAGCGCAACTGCGCTCACAACAGCCATACTCAACGATTCGCCTTCGTTCGGCTCATAGCGAAAATTCTCAGCCACGTTAGTCAATTCAGGTGCAGACATAATAGCCGTTGGCACCACCACTTCTCTAACCGATAACTCACGTACCCGATTGCGTGTACGATTCCGGTTTCCGAACGGGGGGATCGCAGAAACTCAGCTATCCACTGCTCATTATTGATTCTGCGCCAAAGGCGAGTAATCACCCTCTTTGGCAAGAATCCACATCGTTTCGAGCTCTTCGTCGGTAGCATCCGATGGATAAAGTATGCACTCGTTGGTCGAGCTTAGATTATCTATTATAATCGCACTTAGTTCACCACGGTCAGATACTCTTTCACCAGTGAAAATCATATTTCGGAAGGAAGTGTGTAGTCTGGTGGTGGATGTGTTTGAACGCATTGTTCGAAACCGTTCAGTAGCAGGTCAATTGCGTTCTTGTGTCCGTCCTTCTGGCGATGGATATGGGACGGGCGAATCGGTTGTGCATCGTAGGGCTCAAATGCACCGTATGGCACGTTATCCTCCTGTTCGAGGTACTGACGCATTTCGAGCAGTAGCGCGTGAAGGTAGATGAGTTCTTGGATCCTCACAGTATGAGATGCCACACCATCTCCCATAACTATTGTTGCAGTATAACCTGCATAGTGATTTTTTCAATAGGATTTGTGGCGACAATATCGGCGACGCTCTCCGTTTCGCAGTCTCTTATTGCATGGAGATCTCTTGGTGGCTCCGATAACTCCCTGCCCTGTAACCAACGCAAAAAAGGCAATTGTCGCTCTGCCGAATACAGACACAACATCATAGACTGGATGATCTGCAAATATCGTTCTCACTGAAACGTGTAGCAAGCAATTTCAACTGAGCCACACTCGGTGCACTTATTTGTATCTGAATCACCTGTTGCACCACAGTTCCGACACTCATAGAGGGTTTCACCGTTGCCATTACCTGCTTGGCGGATGATTTTGAGCAACCCCATTGAGTTGTTTATTCCACAGCAATACCCATTAAGGTTCGTGAATAAACCAACCCCCAATTAAACGCGGGTTCTATTCGTTCCATCACCTCTATCGACTAATCCAACAGATCTGATCTGAATCCGTTACCTGTGCAAGACTCGCGCTATACCTCTTGCATACCAGTATAGATACTATTCCATCTGTCAACGTCCTCACCGAACAGTTCGCAGGTTCCTTCTGACGGCTGATCCACCGAAGATCGGATACAAAAATGAAGGAAGAAAACATATCGTTCACGGGTGACAGCGATATTTGGATCTCCGACAGTTTATCTCCAGACACAGAATAGCCACTATACAGGCTAATAATGAATGATTCCCGGGTATTGGCGGCAGCGCGACCCCGGGATACGGCACCTTTGTTTAACGAGCGTTTTACGCTGTTAATTAGATGACGCGGTTCTGCAGGTAATCGAGGTGTTTCGCGTTGTAGACGATCTTGACTTCCTCGGCGTCGGGGCTGCCGATACAGGTCAGGCGAACGCCTTTCTCTTCGACTTCCTCGTCGCTGAGGATCTGCTGCATGTCCATGTCGATTTCGCCTTCGAAGACGATCGCTGCGCAGTTCGCACAGGCACCGGCGCGACACGAGAAGGGCCAGTCGTAGCCCTGCGCCTCGGCGGCTTCGAGAATGTACTCGCCTTCGTTCACTTCGAGGGAGCCGTAGTCCTCGGCGTCGAGGCCAGCGTCGGCAGCCTGATCGAAGAGGTCGTCGTCGTCCATGTCCCAGCCCTGGTCGTCCAGCACTTCGTAATTGAGGTATTCTACAGTGGGCATCAGGCTGACATTCGCGGTCCTAACGGTTAGAAGTTATTGTTTTCCGCCGCCGACCGAACGTCCGGAAATAGCCCGCAAGAATACGGTAACACCCCATACACGAGTCGGTAGATTTTAAAAAGGGAACACCGGTACGAACCGGAAGACGAGATACGCACCGATCGTCGAAATGGCGGGGACGAGGTTCTGGAGCAAAATCACTCGACCGGTCGTTCCAGGATCGAACAGATCGCCCGCGCTCGGGATGTCCTCGGGCTCTTCCTCGCCGATATCGGGCAGTTCCTCGCCCTCTTTATCGGCTGACAGCGCTCCCACGGAGACGGTCGCCTCTTTTTCCCCCCGGACCCCTTCCCGGACGCCGACCGTCCGGGTCGCACGCCCCCAGCCGAGTCCCACGATGCCCATCGTCGCGATGACGACGAAACTCGCGGGGATACCTAGCGCCGACAGCGCGACGACGATGAAGGAACTGACGGTCGCAATGACGATCGCGGCCGTCAGCGGGAGATGGGTGATATCGTTGCCCAGTGTCTCCATCGTCCGGCGACCGATCGTGAACGCACCGATCCCGACTGCAACGCTGCCGATAATGATCCCTGTGTTCATCTCTAGATCACCGCTGCCGACCAGCGGAGCGATCGCGTTGGCGATGTTACTCGTCCCCGAGCTAAACGCCATCAGACAGCCGATCGCGATGACGATCCCGGCACCGAACAGCTCGCGTCTCGTGGACTCCTCGCTGATTGTCACCCGTGGGATCCGTCTCGAGGTGTCGATAATAAACAACTCGTTGTCGCTGCGCTGGATGTTGATCCAGGCGTTAATCCGCGGGTAGAAGTACCGACCGATCACTCCACAGACCCAGAAGCCGATCAGCGGTGCGACCAGCCACCAGGTAACGATCGTCCCGAGTTCCGCCCAGTTGAGCGTGCCACTCGCCGACCCCAGCGCCGCGATCGCGCCGACGGTCGTCATCGACGTCGACGCGGGGACGCCGAAGAAGTTCCCGATAAACAGCGCGAACCCGATAAAGAACAGCACGGTAATACTGGTTTGCAGGGTGAACACGCCCGGATCGATCAGCCCTTCACTCAGCGTGTCGACGACCTCTCGACCGATCGTGAACGCGCCGACGAAGAAGAATACGGACATAAAGGCCGCCGCCGCGGTCTTCGTAATGACGTCGGCACCGACTGCCGGTCCGAACGCCGGGCCGGTCGTCGCTCCCCCGATATTGTAGCCGACGAAGATCGCTACGACGAGTCCGATCAGTAGTAGCGGTTCGATCACGAATATCTAGATAGTAACTACCGACTTAACGCGTTGGATATCGGCCTAACGCCGATGCGGCTTCCCGGCCCAACTACCGAACGAGTACCACGGGAACCGTCGCCCGCTTCGATACCGTTTCGGCGACGTTCCCGACGAGAAACCGATGTGACACGCGGCTCCAGTCCGCCCCGTGAGCGCCGAGCACGATCGTGTCATACTTTTCCGCCCGGTTGAGGATGTTTTTGGCTGGATGCCCGATCCCGACTACCGTTTCGATATTCCGATCCCGGTCGTTTGCGAGCCTGTTCGCTCGTTCGAAGACCGGTTCAGCGCGTTCCGCAGCGGCTTTCTCGATATCGTCTTCCAGTGCCAGTGCCGTGGCATCTCCCATCATCATCGACGGTACGCCGACGACGTGGAGAACGGTTATTTCGGCGTCTGGGTAGTTCTCAAACGCGTATTTGAGTGCATCTTCGGCGTGTTCAGAGTCGTCCATCGGGACGAGAACTCGTGAGACCATAGGATGGGCTACGACGGGGACTTACCTAAGGCTCCGGTCTAGACGACGCCCGGAAAGAGCACGAAGAAGCCGTAGGCAAGTCCGGTCGACATCGACGGGCCGATAATCCACATCGAGATGTATTTAATGATGGCTCGTGGGTTGAATAGATCGCCAGCGTTGAGAACTTCGTCCGGCTCCGCCTCGCCGATCGGTGCAGACTTGTTGCGCGGCTGATCGGCAGTAATCGCTCCGGGTGCTATTTCTTGATCTCCCACGTCACGGCGCACTGCGTCGCTGACCGTTATCGGCCGAGTCGCGCGCCCCCAGCCGATGCCGACGATGGTCATGACCGTCGCCATCACGAGGCTGATTGGAATCCCGAGCCAGGACAGCACTGTCGTGATTGTCGATGCTGTCAACATGACAAACAGAGCGGCGAGTAACGGGATATCGCTCAGTTCGCCGCCGACCGACTCCATTGTTCGGCGAGCGATCGTGAACGCACCGATGCCGATCGCCAGCGTGGCGATGATGATGGCAGTGTCGTCGGTGAGGCCGCCAGCCGTCCCCACGAGCGGTGCTGCGGCGTTCGGAACGTTACTCGCTCCTGCGCTAAACGCCATGTAACATGCGATAACGAAGACGACAGCCGTACTCACAACCTCCGACCGCGTCGTGTTCGGTCCGAGGGTTGGTTTCGGAACGGATCCTCTTCGGTCGAACACGAGGAGCGGTCCAGCCGATTTCTCGATATCGACCCGCTGATTGATCGCTGGATACAGATATCGCCCGATAACACCGCCGATCCAGAACCCGATGATCGGCGTCACAAACCACCACGAGATAATCTCGGCGATCAGCGCGTAGTTGAGCGTATTTGTTGCGAGCCCGAGTCCCGCGATCGCACCGACGGTCGTCATGGAGGTTGGGACGGGAACGCCGAAGACGTTCGCCACGAGGATCCCAAGGCCGATAAAAAAGAGGATCGCGACACCTGCGGCCAGTGGAATGCCGCCTTCGAGCGTGATGATTCCCTCACTCAGCGTTCCAAGAACGTTACGGCCAACTGTCCACCCACCGAGGAAGACGAAAAACGTCATGAGTACCGCAGCGGTCGCTTTACTTACTACTCCGGCACCGACGGGCGGCCCCCACGCGATCCCCGTCGAGGAACCGCCGATGTTGAAGCCGACGAATATAGAAGCGACGACTCCGATCAGCAGAATCGTTTCTACCATTGACAAAACATACGAGAAAGATATGGAAATATGTATCGTAGTGTACTGATACCGTCGCGAGTGCCGGTCCCGACTGTGGACCTCCCTCATACTCTGACGTTGCTGCCCTTTCTCGCTTCGGTGGGTTTAGGCGCTCCCCGGTCTACCCCCCACGTATGAGTGCATTTCCCGAGTTCGAGGTCGTCCCCGCGGTCGACCTGCAGGACGGCGAGGTCGTCCAGCTGGTACAGGGCGAGCGCGGCACCGAGAAACGCTATGGTGATCCTGTCGAGGCTGCCGAGCGCTGGATCGATCAGGGCGCGGCGACGCTCCACCTCGTCGATCTGGACGGCGCGTTCGAGGGCGAGCGCGCGAACGCCGACGCCGTCGAGCGGATCGTCGAAGCCACGGACGTCTCCCTGCAACTGGGCGGCGGGATTCGCACCGCCGCCGACGCAGCGGACCTGCTGGATCGGGGAATCGACCGGGTCATCATGGGAACTGCCGCGGTGAACGACCCCGACCTCGTCGCCGAGATCAGCGCGGACTACCCCGGGAGCGTCGTCGTGAGCCTCGACGCGAAAGACGGCGAAGTCGTCGTCGAGGGCTGGACCGAAGGGACGGGAATCAACCCTGCGGAGGCCGCCGCCCGGTACGAGGAACTGGGGGCGGGGGCGATCCTCTTTACCGACGTCGACGTCGAGGGGCGGCTCGAGGGCGTCCAGACCGAGCCGGTCAGGAAGGTGGTGGAGGCGGTCGACATCCCCGTGATCGCCAGCGGCGGCGTCGCCTCCATCGACGACATCCGCGACCTGCGCGCTGCGGGCGCGAGCGCTGTGGTCGTCGGGAGCGCGCTGTACGAAGGGGAGTTCACGCTCGAAGAGGCGCGAGCGGCCCTGGAGTAAGGGGTCGGCGAACAAATTAAGTCGATTCCGTGATAGGTAGGGACGATGACCCGTCTAGACCGACGGCCCTCCAGTTGGTCGAGTAGCGTCTCGCTGGCAATGGCGTACGTCGTTCGCGGCCCCTACGTCGGGCTCTTTTTCGTCCTGCTCGCCGGCTGGGCGTTCCAGTGGTTCGGGACGATGATGATCGCGGGTGGAACAGCGCTCCCCGAGGCACTGTTCGGTGCTGCGCTCGTGGTAGCCGGGGGATTTTTGCTCTTTGCCGCGCTCGTCGCCACCGCGTATACGGTCGTCCGGGACGCCGTCGCCGCCGCAGAGACACAGGAACCATAGTGGTCGGGTGCGTTGTCGTCGGTATGACCGACCGCGCCGCGGCAGTTACCCGCGAGACGGCCGAGACCGAGATCGACGTCACCGTCGAGATCGACGGAGACGGCGACGCCGCCGTCGACACCGGAATCGGCTTCTTCGATCACATGCTCGAATCGTTCGCCAAACACGGCCTCTTCGATCTGACGGTCGAGTGTGACGGCGATCTGGAGATCGACGACCACCACACCGTCGAGGACGTCGCCATCGTGCTCGGCGAGGCGTTCGAGGAGGCGCTCGGCGACAAGCGCGGGATCGTCCGCTACGCCGACCGAACGGTGCCCCTCGACGAGGCCGTCGCCGGGGTCGTCGTCGACGTGAGCGGTCGCCCGCTCTTCCGATTCGAGGGCGAGTTCTCGCAGGCCTCGGTGGGCGGGATGACCAGCCACATGGCGAAACACTTCCTGCGCTCGTTGTCGATGAACGCCGGGCTCACCCTCCACGCCGAGGTGACTGGGGAGAACGCCCACCACGAGATCGAGGCACTGTTCAAGGCGACGGCACGCGCGCTCGACGACGCGACTCGGATCGACGAGCGACGGAGCGACACGCCGAGCACGAAAGGCGAACTCTAGTCCACTACCTAGAAGTGTCGGCCCCGCTACCCTGAAAACAAGGATGTTCGACGAGATCATGGAGAAGTTCGAGGGGAGCCCGTCACAGCAGGCGGTGATCCGCTTGCTGTTGGAACGTGGCTTCTCGGTCAACGACGATGGCCGTGTCGTCTCTGGCGGGATCGAGATTCCGAACACCGGGATCGCCCGCGAGATTGATGTCGATCGCCGGGTCGTCGATTCGACGACCGACGCCATACTCGCAGACGAAGAGCTCACGCGGATCTTTCAGAACATCTCGCAGGTCCCCAGCCTGATGGATCTCGCCCCCGTTCTCGATCTCACCGTCCTATCGATAGAGGTCACCGACGCCGAACAGGAAGGAATCGTCGCCAGAGTGACCGGCCTGCTCGCCGAGGAAGGCGTGTCGATCCGCCAGACGATCAGCGAGGATCCCGAGTTCACCGACGAGCCACGGCTCTACATCGTCACCGATCAGGAGTTGCCCGGCTCTCTGATCAATGACCTCTCCGATCTCTCTTTTGTCCGCTCGATCGAACTGAAATGAGCCCGCGGGAAACCGATGGGCTATTACTGATATAGCGACGAGTTCGGGTATGGACGAGAGCGTCACGGGCACACTGGAGTTCGCCGCGGTACAGCTGGCGGCGGTCGTCGCCGGACTCCACCTGTACTGGGGGCTCCCCAGACTCGTCACGGCGGCACGGATCGATCAGCCGATCTACTGGGATCCGCGTCCGTTGTTATTTGTCGCCTCCGGGATCGGTATTCTCCTCGCCCTCCTGCTGGTCCGCCAGCAAGTTCTTTCGCGTATTCGGGCGTACGTCCTCGGCATCGGGATGATGCTGACCTACATCTTCGGCTGGGCGTACTGGCATCTCGGTGGGCACATGGCAGTCGTTCCCTGGGTCGAGGATGCACATGCTCATTCCCACGGCGGCAACCCACTGATCCTTCTCGGTGAGCACCTCGTCGCATCACCGATCGACGGGATCTCGAAGACCGCAGAGCTGCTGTTGCTCGCCGTTCTTGGACTCCTCCTGTACGCCGAGTATTCGGTCGATGACGGCGCTGCTCGCTCACAATCGACTGACAGTTCCGCGGACAACGACTGAGCCGACGATGGACGCCTACCGTACTGTCGACGAGCGTGCGACAGCGCGGTTCGAGGTGATGGGCTCGGAGTTTATCGGGCACGTTGCCCCGGTCGAAACCACAGAGCACGCCGAGACGTTTGTCGACGCGATCGAGAGCGAGTACGACGACGCGACGCACAACGTCCCGGCCTACCGGGTCCGGGCGGATCCGTTCCGCGAGTGGTCGAGCGACGACGGCGAACCCGCGGGATCGGCCGGGAAGCCCGCCTTGAACGTGCTTCAACAGGAAGATATCGAGAACGTAGTTGTCGTCGTGACACGGTACTACGGTGGGACGAACC harbors:
- a CDS encoding universal stress protein, giving the protein MVSRVLVPMDDSEHAEDALKYAFENYPDAEITVLHVVGVPSMMMGDATALALEDDIEKAAAERAEPVFERANRLANDRDRNIETVVGIGHPAKNILNRAEKYDTIVLGAHGADWSRVSHRFLVGNVAETVSKRATVPVVLVR
- a CDS encoding amino acid-binding protein translates to MFDEIMEKFEGSPSQQAVIRLLLERGFSVNDDGRVVSGGIEIPNTGIAREIDVDRRVVDSTTDAILADEELTRIFQNISQVPSLMDLAPVLDLTVLSIEVTDAEQEGIVARVTGLLAEEGVSIRQTISEDPEFTDEPRLYIVTDQELPGSLINDLSDLSFVRSIELK
- a CDS encoding inorganic phosphate transporter; translated protein: MIEPLLLIGLVVAIFVGYNIGGATTGPAFGPAVGADVITKTAAAAFMSVFFFVGAFTIGREVVDTLSEGLIDPGVFTLQTSITVLFFIGFALFIGNFFGVPASTSMTTVGAIAALGSASGTLNWAELGTIVTWWLVAPLIGFWVCGVIGRYFYPRINAWINIQRSDNELFIIDTSRRIPRVTISEESTRRELFGAGIVIAIGCLMAFSSGTSNIANAIAPLVGSGDLEMNTGIIIGSVAVGIGAFTIGRRTMETLGNDITHLPLTAAIVIATVSSFIVVALSALGIPASFVVIATMGIVGLGWGRATRTVGVREGVRGEKEATVSVGALSADKEGEELPDIGEEEPEDIPSAGDLFDPGTTGRVILLQNLVPAISTIGAYLVFRFVPVFPF
- a CDS encoding inorganic phosphate transporter, producing the protein MVETILLIGVVASIFVGFNIGGSSTGIAWGPPVGAGVVSKATAAVLMTFFVFLGGWTVGRNVLGTLSEGIITLEGGIPLAAGVAILFFIGLGILVANVFGVPVPTSMTTVGAIAGLGLATNTLNYALIAEIISWWFVTPIIGFWIGGVIGRYLYPAINQRVDIEKSAGPLLVFDRRGSVPKPTLGPNTTRSEVVSTAVVFVIACYMAFSAGASNVPNAAAPLVGTAGGLTDDTAIIIATLAIGIGAFTIARRTMESVGGELSDIPLLAALFVMLTASTITTVLSWLGIPISLVMATVMTIVGIGWGRATRPITVSDAVRRDVGDQEIAPGAITADQPRNKSAPIGEAEPDEVLNAGDLFNPRAIIKYISMWIIGPSMSTGLAYGFFVLFPGVV
- a CDS encoding IMPACT family protein produces the protein MDAYRTVDERATARFEVMGSEFIGHVAPVETTEHAETFVDAIESEYDDATHNVPAYRVRADPFREWSSDDGEPAGSAGKPALNVLQQEDIENVVVVVTRYYGGTNLGVGGLARAYSRAVKEALDEAGVVEEQPHERVSITVDYDDSGTVRGVLDSAGVEFEAEYEADVTFDVRVPVETAADLRDRLRSATSGRAEIQ
- the hisB gene encoding imidazoleglycerol-phosphate dehydratase HisB, whose translation is MTDRAAAVTRETAETEIDVTVEIDGDGDAAVDTGIGFFDHMLESFAKHGLFDLTVECDGDLEIDDHHTVEDVAIVLGEAFEEALGDKRGIVRYADRTVPLDEAVAGVVVDVSGRPLFRFEGEFSQASVGGMTSHMAKHFLRSLSMNAGLTLHAEVTGENAHHEIEALFKATARALDDATRIDERRSDTPSTKGEL
- the hisA gene encoding 1-(5-phosphoribosyl)-5-[(5-phosphoribosylamino)methylideneamino]imidazole-4-carboxamide isomerase, whose product is MSAFPEFEVVPAVDLQDGEVVQLVQGERGTEKRYGDPVEAAERWIDQGAATLHLVDLDGAFEGERANADAVERIVEATDVSLQLGGGIRTAADAADLLDRGIDRVIMGTAAVNDPDLVAEISADYPGSVVVSLDAKDGEVVVEGWTEGTGINPAEAAARYEELGAGAILFTDVDVEGRLEGVQTEPVRKVVEAVDIPVIASGGVASIDDIRDLRAAGASAVVVGSALYEGEFTLEEARAALE